The following proteins are encoded in a genomic region of Oncorhynchus keta strain PuntledgeMale-10-30-2019 chromosome 6, Oket_V2, whole genome shotgun sequence:
- the LOC118384973 gene encoding sorting nexin-12-like isoform X2 translates to MSDPTVADTRRLNSKPQDLTDAYGPPSNFLEIDVYDPQTVGVGRNRFTTYEVRMRTNLPIFKLKDSIVRRRYSDFEWLKNELERDSKIVVPPLPGKALKRQLPFRGDEGIFEEAFIEERRVGLEQFINRIAGHPLAQNERCLHMFLQDESLDRNYIPGKIQ, encoded by the exons ATGTCAGATCCCACAGTGGCTGATACTCGCCGGTTGAACTCAAAGCCTCAGGACCTTACGGATGCTTATGGTCCCCCCAGCAATTTTCTTGAAATTGACGTTTATGACCCACAAACTGTTGGAGTCGGGCGGAACCGTTTCACAACTTACGAAGTCCGTATGCGG ACAAACCTGCCGATTTTTAAGTTAAAGGATTCCATTGTGCGAAGAAGATACAGTGACTTTGAGTGGTTGAAGAATGAGTTGGAGCGAGACAGCAAG ATTGTAGTGCCGCCCTTGCCTGGGAAGGCACTGAAGAGACAGCTACCTTTCCGTGGGGATGAAGGCATTTTTGAAGAGGCTTTCATCGAAGAGCGACGTGTGGGTCTTGAGCAGTTCATCAACAG AATTGCAGGTCATCCTCTCGCTCAAAACGAGCGCTGTCTTCACATGTTTTTGCAGGACGAGAGCCTTGACCGTAACTACATTCCCGGAAAG ATCCAGTGA
- the LOC118384973 gene encoding sorting nexin-12-like isoform X1, which yields MSDPTVADTRRLNSKPQDLTDAYGPPSNFLEIDVYDPQTVGVGRNRFTTYEVRMRTNLPIFKLKDSIVRRRYSDFEWLKNELERDSKIVVPPLPGKALKRQLPFRGDEGIFEEAFIEERRVGLEQFINRIAGHPLAQNERCLHMFLQDESLDRNYIPGKV from the exons ATGTCAGATCCCACAGTGGCTGATACTCGCCGGTTGAACTCAAAGCCTCAGGACCTTACGGATGCTTATGGTCCCCCCAGCAATTTTCTTGAAATTGACGTTTATGACCCACAAACTGTTGGAGTCGGGCGGAACCGTTTCACAACTTACGAAGTCCGTATGCGG ACAAACCTGCCGATTTTTAAGTTAAAGGATTCCATTGTGCGAAGAAGATACAGTGACTTTGAGTGGTTGAAGAATGAGTTGGAGCGAGACAGCAAG ATTGTAGTGCCGCCCTTGCCTGGGAAGGCACTGAAGAGACAGCTACCTTTCCGTGGGGATGAAGGCATTTTTGAAGAGGCTTTCATCGAAGAGCGACGTGTGGGTCTTGAGCAGTTCATCAACAG AATTGCAGGTCATCCTCTCGCTCAAAACGAGCGCTGTCTTCACATGTTTTTGCAGGACGAGAGCCTTGACCGTAACTACATTCCCGGAAAG GTATGA